The sequence below is a genomic window from Lycium ferocissimum isolate CSIRO_LF1 chromosome 9, AGI_CSIRO_Lferr_CH_V1, whole genome shotgun sequence.
CCACTTGTTTGATAAAAATCCTCATACAAAAGAGACTACTGAAAACGATGTTCACTAATTATTTGGAACAAGGTCGGAGAACTTCAATAGACGATTCTTATTCTGCTAGTAAGGACGTTATTCTGAAGAGGGAAAGTGTGACAGTAATAGGTAACGGGGAAATGGAGGACCAGATCTAAATGTGGCACACACCTTCTGTTTGATAAAAGTTCTCACAGAAATGAGACTCAGGAGATTAGCCATAATGAGATCATTTTAGACCAACATACTTTGAAACCAACTGATGAGGGTAATGAAACGTTAACACTGGTAGTTAAACGGTCTGAAGGTAGCGTACATCAAACGTTTGATACCTTCTTCAGAGAGATGACATTAGTGTGACGGATAAATAATTTAAGGACACGGTTGGCGATGTgttgctagaaataaaagataaagaGTTTGTAATGAAGCATCACATTTcgtttaatttttgtcttagTAAATTTTGATGTGAATGTTCAGAAAACTGAGATGACGGATGAATATAGgtcaagaaaattgaaaaatgttgAGAACTCAAGAAATCACATGGACATAATGTTCGATGAAAGTCTTCAAAGGGATAAAGAACCCTTCTCTGAAGAAAAAGCTCTTAATAAAGGACAAAAGGCCATCTTCAACTCCTCTGTTACTGGCGTTGACGAGCAGGGGACATATTCGATATGTCTCTCATCGTGGCCATTCCAATAGGAATCGACCTCGATTCTAAGGAGGTAGGTCTGAATGATTCCCCATCTATTATAAACTTGGGCAAATCCAAAACTGTGATTCCTACATATGCCGAATATGAAGATGTTCGCGTGGTTCGCGAGTTGTTTGGTGAAATGCCATGTTGGTTCAAAGAAATGGTAGAAAGTACAATTAAGTTTGATGGTAAAGAGGcgtatttaagaaaattcagtAGTGATGTTACCAGTTACAGGTGCCAAAGGGAAAGGTCACTAATGAGAGATTCCAATTTCAATTGGGCTATCATATTTAAGGAACCTACTCAAATGGTGGTTTTACCGGATAAAGTAGTTGAAATGAGACGTTTGGTAAAGAAAATTCGTAAGGGTAAAAATCAGGTTGATTTTTAAAGATATGATAATATTTTAACTATTCTCCAATACCCTGTTGATGGTGTTCTTTTCGCACTTCAAATAGTAGCACCAATGGGGCAAAGTGCTCTGTTCTGGGAGGCCTTTTTCAGAGCTGTTGCAGCAACTATGATGCTCAAATCTTCATTTCAATTCCATTGGAGAGAGAAATGTGGTTTAATTGGTCAGGAAAGATTGATAATGATTGATGTGAATTCAAGAGTACCTAACTATAacattgtatatgtatgtgaagTTGGGAATATATTTCAATTTGAAGCAAATGTAGTAGATGAGTAGATGATAGGAGTGGTGAACTATTGAATCATCGTAGCACATGACAATTGCAGATGAAAGTTATGGTTCTTGGTCATTAGTTACAAATGACAAGCCTTCTCTATTCGGAAGAATATTTGGGAATGATTCTATTGCTTCATAGAGATATGGTTTTTCACTAAGACAAAATGCATTAACTGAAGTTCTTCTTCGAGCTTTTGATAGAGCATTGTTTGGTCCAATTTTGTTTCAACCTATAGCTCGATGTGACCGGAGAAGTTCAGCAGTGGTCAAGAACAATCTTTGTGGCATGGACTGGTAGACTCTTAGAGCTACTGATGGATGGAGAGTTTTGGCTTGGACTACTTGTGATCACACAGATGTTGAGGCTTTAGCAGCTTGGGGTTTTTCCTTATTGGTAATGCAGCAAAAATGggttggatggttgttaccttgTTGGATTGCACATGGTCTAGATAATCCACTCCTTTTGGGTCCAGGAAGGATGGAGCCTCGGCTCGAAGTACATATGAAGTCAAGTGTAGTTGTAGCTATCCTACAACCGAGAGAGGTGGCGGTCTTTTTTGCCTTCAAGCAGATGTTGTTAGTAGAGGCTCTAATGAATCTATCTACAACACATATTAATCCCGTGTTTATGCTTCAAACATCATGGGAAGTAACATGGAGATTCGTAGCAATCGTCTCAAACACCTTGGCTGATATATGCAAAATGGGCTATGACAGGATTCAAGTTGCAGTAATCTCATCTACCGCTGAGAATATAGAGATGTATCAATGTAAGAATGGATCTAAAAACAAGTTGCCTATTTCAATGATTTTTACCTTCTTGATAATAATGAAATTTCGGTACTATTCTAGTTCTAATCAACACCGTAAGTTGGTGGTTAAAGTTGTTGCATTCAATTTTATGGGAGTGGCTTATTAGCAAGTGGCAGCAAAGAAAGCAAGTCTCATTGCTGGCTCAAATGTTCTTAAGATCATTCATGAAACCACTATTGCACAATTGACTTATTATTTTGGAGAGATTAATGGTAAAaccattttctttgttgatccTGGAGGTGTTCCTTTTTCTATATCAGCTTATGGGAAAAGTGATATTGGAAGATAACATAACTGAAGTAATGGTTCAACATTATGTggtcattttcattattgtaTGAATCACACATTAGTGTCACATGATGAGTCCAACCAACTTCCCAGGCTAGCAATTTGAATCTTTTGTTCAATATGTTTGTTGGATTCTCCTGATTGGTTCTGTGAGCTTGAATCTAGTTATTTCGGCAGCTTACACAAGAATATGCTTACTGGTGAAGAGACATCTATTTGCGTGGAGCATTATTTCTAAGTTCTTCTGCATTGATTGCACTAGATCTAAAGTGTATGAGCTTCAAGATGATCAATATCATTTTGGCCTAGAAGTTCAGAACTCTGATGGTGCTATTTATGTTGTCCAGAGTTCTTTTCAACACTATGGAGCATCCTCTGATCTTCAAAAAGCAAGAAGTACTAGTTTGTTGGCTTATTCATTTATCAATTTCACGAATCCTAACCTTGAGGACAAGGTTCTTTGAAGAGGGATGGAATGTAACAGTTGAGAGgttcctattttattttcactttattcatTTAGTATCTTAAGTTTGTCTAATGTCGTTTGGGtcctttttatttactttttagtCCCTAAAGATGACAACTATAGTTGCCATGTGGTGGGATGGTTAGATTATTTTAGGTCATGTTAAATTCCCTGTATTTGCATTTTACTAGGTCATGTTGAATGAAAAATGTTATCTTTTCTCCCTATCTTTCTCTCcctctcttcttccttctttctctAATTTCTCCATTGTTGAGCTCACCGAGCTCTTCATACCGTTACAAAATCCgttgaatatgtataaattattaatttaagactcaataacttaaaataaataaactgaatacataaacttcaaatcctgcCTTTGCCTTGGATCAACTTTAGCATTTACTTCCTCTACGACACTCTAGTACTACAATTAGTATCAGTCTATTAATTAggacaaagaagaagaaaaatgattaattaCTACAGTCATACAGATAAGAATTTGACTAGTTTAATTTccatatattttgtttttcgATTTTTCAACTCATTTATAGATAGAGCCACCGTCCTTGAATTTTTATGAGCAAAAGGAGAACATGCGATAAGAAAATAGACGACTTTGATgtgatctatatatatatatatatatatatatatatgttttcaatcTTTACGTTTATAACTTagtaaaatatatacacattaaATTTGTATCACTTGTCACCAAAGAATAGTAAATGTAGTAGTAGTAAAACTAGTCCGCATCAAAGTACATgtcataaaaatgaaattttgggtCTAATTCAGCCCCAAAGACGAGGATTGATTACACTGATAACAGTTTATTTTCTCAAACAATGTATTACGTTTAACATACTCGCGCATCTGTGAGATGGGATTGATCAAAACCACATAGATAAAATAACTCATTTTCTTAATAAAGGTGGAGCATTTAACATTCTCGCACACACAATCCTGGAAGTGAATAACATAACATGATGATCCAGTGTTTGGTAAACGAAGAATATATATGAGCAAGCGCTAAGCAAGCAAACTACCTTGTGAAAATCGAGGAAACTAAAGACGAAATGAACAAAGTCCTACCGCAAAATTACTAGTATATCTTTGATTCTTCTTTTGTCTCCTCTATGGAAAGAGGGGATGGAACGTGGCGCGGTATACCTGATCGTTCAGTGAAATGTAAGTAATTGTCGACATAGCTCCATGTATATGTTTTTCGGAGTTAGAATcaatcaacaaaataaaataggaaaattgTAAGCCTAGAGTGACGAACATGCAGGTTAGCAGAACATATAAGGAGACAACATCACATTCACTCAATAAATATATATGAGACCGTTAACGATACATAAAACAAACATATCGAAACAACTTAGGAGAACATTTggtccaacaacaacaccatagCCATGGCAAAACCAGAATCAAACCCTGGCATTACATCTAATACAAAAACTTCTAATCCAAAAGTAGCACCGCCAGCTACAGCTTGCTTCTTCCTTATTTCTGCCACCACATTTCTTGATTTTGCATCCAACACTTTGCATGTTCTGTTTGCATATGACCCTTCAATAATATAAGAATATCTCTTGTTGGATATTCCATGATAATAAACATGGGCAAGTACGTTGATGTTACTCTGTAAAATCTTCATCTGTTTCTTTACACAGAATATTGGTTTTTTTCTCGACGATGATGTCTTGGTGCTGGTGGTGTAATCATGTTCCCCAAGTACTTCTCCTTCATATATGAACCAATTGTTGTCTACTAGCTTAAGGTTCTGCGAAATCAcccagaaaaaggaaaaaaatgaataaattaagTCTTTGTCAAGCTCACAAAAATGGTCATTAGGTCCTATTAGGATTGCTAAAAGACTTTTAACTAAATTACAGACagcataatttatttttatacctATCAACATTTTTACTGGTTAGGAGATTATTGATTTTAGGTTATCACGCTAGGAGATTATTATATATAGTTTACTGCTACCTTCATTATAGACCATCTTATAGCAAAATTGATTCATGATCATAAAAAATTTGCTTACTTTGAACGTGTGTTATGTCATAAGtgctttttgaaaagaaaaaaaaatacttttggagaATAGTCGTTTGTGTTTGACTAATATATTTTTACAACACTTTTGTCAATAGTAAAGCAGCAATTTTTGCTTGGCCAATCTTTTAAAATGTGATTCAAGGAAAAggccaattttttttagctaaaaacaAGTTTTTGCTACTATCAAAAGCAATTATCTCTTTCCTAAAATCTTTGCCAAACAATTCAATCATTCAACTATCTAAAATgagcattttttaaaataaaatagttgTCTTTAAGGATATTTAAGCTTCCAAGCTTGGCCCTTTTCCGCTAAAAAAAATCTTTCGTTATCTTTATCAGTTAAATTAAGATAGCCTTATATATTAGCCAATAGGTTCTGCCAACTAACCCGCAAatttaaaaggagaaaaaaaaaagtctacttaTACTCCATACTGTCTACGAAGATAACACTCGAGCTAAATAATGGGTTAGTTATTTATAGTAGTACTCCTATTCGTTATGCTTATTAAAATGTTCTTATCTTATGATAAAACTCGAGCTAATGAAGTTTATACTTTATGGAATAGTACGTAAGTACAAAATTTAACTGACAGCCGCAAAGTACAGAAAAGATACTGGAATCTTGTATTTTGATATCTACAAaattgatttattattatttaatcatCTATCTAGTTTCAAAATGGAATTAATGTTAACTACTAAGTACTTTTGACACAGCTAAAAAGCAAAAAGGATTTACGTAAATATATTAATTACCTTATGCCGACATATAGTGAGGATAGGTTTTCCAGAACCATCCATAAGAATTGTTTGATCACGGCGGCCAGCATAATTATCAACCCTATAAACTAAATTGCCGTCAGAGCCAATAACTGTAAATCCTTTACAGcaaaaaataagtgattttctcCATACTGTTAAAGATACACATGTTGATGATGAGCAAGTAGTAGTAGCATCTCTGCAACTATAGCTCTTGAACTCTAATTGATCTTGATGATCATGATTTTGATCATTTTGATGATTGACTGATTTGGAACGTATTGATTTTAAGAAGAGAAGCATATTTCTCCTTTTCTAGATCTGTATaaattgtttttgtttgtggattggAATTTTTGGAACTTTTTGCTAACGTAAGATAGGAAGATCTTTGGAGGAAATGAGATATTTATAGGTGCAATAtcgaaagttttttttttctgtataTTTGCATTTATAAATTCAATGTTTTGTTTGTAAGGAGGGAGACAAATAAATATAACATGCGGCAGTTGGATATAGGTCAGgcaatatattttcttctctaacACAAATTCCAAAAGAAATCACATCAAATTTGCCTAACTCGAGTCCCATGCATTTGATGACTTTCAAAGCCAATTAATTCTGATGATGAGTTCTTTTTTCGActtaatttttatgtaatttttatttacCTTA
It includes:
- the LOC132030599 gene encoding protein LURP-one-related 17; this encodes MLLFLKSIRSKSVNHQNDQNHDHQDQLEFKSYSCRDATTTCSSSTCVSLTVWRKSLIFCCKGFTVIGSDGNLVYRVDNYAGRRDQTILMDGSGKPILTICRHKNLKLVDNNWFIYEGEVLGEHDYTTSTKTSSSRKKPIFCVKKQMKILQSNINVLAHVYYHGISNKRYSYIIEGSYANRTCKVLDAKSRNVVAEIRKKQAVAGGATFGLEVFVLDVMPGFDSGFAMAMVLLLDQMFS